A DNA window from Pungitius pungitius chromosome 1, fPunPun2.1, whole genome shotgun sequence contains the following coding sequences:
- the LOC119222714 gene encoding DNA damage-inducible transcript 4-like protein: MVATSTLKTKSSECISELVDRRYDRACIDKELDFWDHCLAEPQGNADAAEDRSCRQLAKMFEDCLSRAKKTTLHCSSVLVPEKLTRRIAREVLRLASCEPCGLRGCVLYVDLELDKGCERLERIACDATVVPTFELTLVFKQDGAAWPSLRDFLFMGTCFAPTFRHVLKLSPGFRLVKKKLYSSSAGTVVEEC; the protein is encoded by the exons ATGGTCGCCACCAGCACGTTGAAGACCAAGAGCAGCGAATGCATTTCCGAATTGGTTGACCGAAGATATGACCGGGCTTGCATTGACAAAG AACTGGACTTCTGGGATCACTGCTTGGCCGAACCCCAGGGGAACGCCGACGCGGCCGAAGACCGCAGCTGTCGACAGCTGGCCAAGATGTTTGAAGACTGCCTGTCTCGAGCCAAGAAGACGACGCTGCACTGCTCCTCCGTGCTGGTGCCGGAGAAGCTGACGCGGCGGATCGCCCGCGAGGTCCTGCGGCTGGCGTCCTGCGAGCCCTGCGGCCTGCGCGGCTGCGTCCTCTACGTGGACCTGGAGCTGGACAAGGGCTGCGAGCGGCTGGAGCGCATCGCCTGCGACGCCACCGTGGTGCCCACGTTCGAGCTGACGCTCGTGTTCAAGCAGGACGGCGCCGCCTGGCCCAGCCTGCGGGACTTCCTTTTCATGGGAACTTGCTTCGCCCCGACGTTTAGGCACGTACTCAAACTGAGTCCGGGTTTCCGGCTGGTCAAGAAAAAACTGTACTCTTCCTCGGCTGGTACCGTGGTAGAGGAGTGCtga
- the spag17 gene encoding sperm-associated antigen 17, protein MPPKATKRDSAKNPPAATLFNKNWEAALTRAQFEEESWEACVSLVVGGSPEDEELTQELSLAAHKPVRKLFTVLTWESTLAKINELGNPRAKKTEVNPMFYEVTECAKLLLDAKEEIGCDLMAKILKFQLLQIKANDQQRREAEQVQTEEEEKTKANPPPASKEKGGPKVSDKKGKTAHSPVVPSKKKTKLKRRDNIEPPKYIDDEPQDGPQHYILLLGFYQPHLIGALDSIGVHVATVIKLCSEHTLKERREEASLSLDAGAKLQRSVELATLAGKVDLFWSGLRAVLDSGQQNSKLHDVAQLSYSVPDLRTRTPTEDPEAEQEIGSQIFDGVANLLYDCLDWRRQHQHYLNNLKLLNVPTVVGSHQQPVEIVATPRSKKKSGLEERPADRETQRPPLSSEVDMRYYCNLLDLVPPEACSVPLIMHCMLEQVVISAEQASSTPSCGAEAKPRDCPGLDDRLVGFMLQSFLPLAHTDAERSHMFNSLLTATQNEEHKKRLEEQCGIEGTQKKQPLVIRHHDKMAMRLRHIGAVQGFDPAEVELSMMRRSPVWALIQSVARPRDNNSCWMAIKQQLQHYCTDEIVRWPEVERLIHQSVLESMPLTRPDPNGVLQDAPGPVGALTPAEQQTPPVIPWDSPLSYAKQQRTLRTEGPTFVTEDPDNTEQMTGRVCCQPDLSDIQSSRLRSLFDWHYTEHHSASIFPQVLQSASEEYRCMDTFRGSHNNILYIFCHNPMSTNRQCKEYWDVTLHTDVKFRKYLEHVADNISDWTKEEELKREAMQLRDLGLTLAPKEEKATDCTEEGGVLEPVIRKGSLKAWKLEQERLKEEEMAKKLKKDNALKSKQRKEEPVSTDDKKSKPSSPRKSAAERGVSSAKNPTKSITTPALPVRENDELHQTAFNHFTGYRMAGKLIHVSGRCQYLYPSDGGHITVENVSYVEGSSLMKVAVKKDGHHFCTHINQVVSENPLPQSQDSNTTGRKEDLKVSEPVEIKRVKQGSLSAVLDNGIRLSYSFYGPQGEYRVSPSETTQGPLVTPAPRSSSTQRSKSEVSEGQPASISSPFNSLNMSVPNGLLLQFLREDAQDEQAMLVKQGFPLHGRGGVGQPQDPSLSKELSRVITGQGAVIRYMRDGSTEVLFADGSVSFSHDSGPVWVPDSEVEEENSSQESEDKKKEQSLEKQPDIKKGCWLTTTPSGARIHTVGTTHKPIPAEPLLAFKATDPITHEVMLSREDRMVSVQHLDGSQIVEHADGTRITSFYQDRPPSTLQHLLLHTGEQPESVTFKSPSECACGSTECVCVTCCVDSNTDTVHSEDICDSAVEIGEDRKGEACDNECTGHAHPEDRVCEHVCWEGEHGVFKSGQESVVAEETSAQNAKRGARASRKGSVSTGERVVLVEKEGCPTVVMYPKQHVAHVFLADGTVVTGNNQGAYQVLPSSVGLLHIQSDGKCVYSSDSLLTPSPKGRTPPNQPGSYTMSHTDAVACDITDPHGNHFQVMEDGELSVLNCSPAPSPLTQNEEEPEEEDREMAEMNVKHREHFPRLFVVHEDGSGSELLSSQAVEELLYQAYSDQTIAVLKEPLPDTQDEFGITILKPSHRSVWSQWLLGKQNPDFTPPNLQNRTWHDFPRVEEKSPGRPFGADMGRGLTLMDLYRGSEAQRQPLRGCPEGLELRELHQHRPFTTWLRNTIDTRLKEYIESLMVREELSEQMEVKDPRSQEESGQASNLLNLVLSFAEEEDAVHIFDKRTPVDIGSLYSQGVRDPMEQSNASEDAATLASDSFTAGKESKWNEWFTQYRHEIREERAYWEALRKKTVVPFFQPENIQLYQNLLQHQMADMRSSDMDLPAKSGSAETFLKDASPEKTPQPLNPTPSQSARGSALCNAQRSDRMLEKRQTTPPPQTAGGSSLRGSTGQWKSVLVDVTGKPRRTKVRLPASILGSKPCSVPNQQFLAVEGPVRRRCRTISLTDPSVMARGFQLLPSSVDFGTVQEGTSSAINVVMKNVGVDTCRFHVKQPPAATGLRVIYTPGPVAAGLHVELQVQLFAMCAVRAGEEGPKNNVSQDIVIRTETDILYLPVTATVLPESLYDIWLKGHIGAHKKKTSRVRQRSPTKTAGTTEHLSPF, encoded by the exons ATGCCACCGAAAGCAACTAAAAGGGACTCAGCCAAGAATCCTCCAGCAGCGACACTTTTCAACAAGAACTGGGAGGCTGCTCTCACCAGAGCTCAGTTTGAAGAG GAGTCATGGGAAGCCTGCGTGTCTCTGGTGGTTGGGGGGAGCCCAGAGGACGAGGAACTGACCCAGGAGCTGTCTCTGGCTGCTCACAAACCTGTACGCAAACTTTTCACCGTGTTGACCTGGGAGAGCACCTTGGCAAAG ATAAATGAACTAGGCAATCCCAGagcaaaaaaaactgaagtgaACCCCATGTTCTATGAG GTAACAGAGTGCGctaagctgctgctggatgctAAAGAGGAAATTGGTTGTGATTTGATGGCAAAAATACTGAAGTTTCAGCTGCTACAGATCAAAGCCAACGACCAGCAGAGGAGGGAAGCTGAGCAGGTTCAG actgaggaggaggagaagacgaaGGCCAATCCTCCCCCTGCGAGCAAAGAGAAAGGCGGGCCCAAAGTCTCAGACAAAAAGGGAAAGACTGCTCATTCGCCTGTGGTACCTTCTAAGAAGAAGACCAAGCTCAAACGCAGGGACAATATTGAGCCTCCAAAGTATATCG ATGACGAACCACAGGACGGTCCTCAACACTACATCTTGCTGCTGGGCTTCTACCAGCCCCACCTGATTGGGGCGCTGGATTCCATTGGTGTACATGTAGCCACTGTGATTAAACTGTGTTCTGAGCACACGCTAAAGGAACGACGGGAGGAGGCCTCTCTGTCTTTGGATGCAG GAGCCAAGCTTCAACGTAGTGTAGAGCTGGCGACGCTGGCCGGCAAGGTGGATTTATTCTGGTCAGGTCTGAGAGCAGTCTTGGACAGCGGGCAGCAAAACTCCAAGCTCCATGATGTGGCTCAGCTCAGCTACTCCGTCCCAGATCTCCGGACTCGGACCCCCACAGAGGACCCCGAAGCTGAG CAGGAGATAGGAAGCCAAATCTTTGATGGTGTTGCCAATCTCCTCTATGACTGTCTGGACTGGCGCAGGCAACATCAGCACTACCTGAACAACTTAAAACTCCTCAATGTGCCTACTGTTGTTGGGTCCCATCAACAGCCTGTAGAG ATTGTGGCAACGCCACGCTCCAAAAAGAAATCAGGGCTGGAGGAAAGGCCAGCAGACCGGG AGACTCAgcggcctcctctctcctcagagGTGGACATGCGGTACTACTGCAACCTTCTCGACCTGGTTCCCCCTGAAGCCTGCTCGGTGCCTCTGATCATGCACTGTATGCTGGAACag GTGGTGATTTCAGCAGAGCAGGCTTCATCCACCCCGTCCTGTGGGGCTGAGGCCAAACCACGTGATTGTCCCGGGTTAGATGATCGGCTCGTCGGCTTCATGCTCCAAAGCTTCCTTCCTCTCGCACACACGGACGCAGAGAGAAGCCACATGTTCAATAGTTTGCTGACAGCTACACAGAATGAAGAACACAAGAAG AGGCTAGAGGAGCAGTGTGGAATAGAGGGCACGCAGAAGAAGCAGCCTCTGGTCATCAGACACCATGATAAGATGGCAATGCGCTTGAGGCATATTGGG GCGGTCCAGGGTTTTGATCCAGCAGAGGTGGAGCTGTCCATGATGAGGAGGTCTCCTGTGTGGGCGCTGATCCAGTCCGTGGCTCGCCCAAGAGACAACAACTCCTGCTGGATGGCAATCAAACAGCAGCTACAACACTACTGCACAGATG AAATTGTTCGGTGGCCGGAGGTTGAGCGCTTGATTCATCAGAGCGTGTTGGAGAGTATGCCACTGACCCGGCCAGACCCAAACGGTGTACTGCAGGATGCTCCTGGACCCGTGGGAGCACTGACCCCAGCAGAGCAGCAGACCCCCCCAGTAATCCCCTGGGACAGCCCGCTATCCTACGCTAAACAGCAGCGTACGCTACGAACTGAAG GACCGACATTTGTCACTGAAGATCCCGATAACACCGAG CAGATGACGGGGAGAGTCTGTTGCCAGCCGGACTTGAGTGACATTCAGAGTAGTCGGCTGAGATCTCTGTTTGATTGGCACTATACGGAGCACCACAGTGCCTCCATCTTCCCTCAG gtACTCCAGTCAGCATCAGAAGAATACCGCTGCATGGACACTTTCAGAGGAAGTCATAACAACATCCTGTATATTTTTTGTCACAATCCAATGAGCACTAATCGCCAGTGCAAGGAATACTGGGACGTAACCCTCCATACTGATGTCAAATTCAG GAAGTACCTGGAACACGTGGCAGATAACATTTCAGACTGGACCAAAGAGGAAGAATTAAAGAGAGAGGCAATGCAACTCAGAGATCTCGGCCTTACGCTGGCTCCAAAAG AAGAAAAGGCAACAGATTGTACAGAAGAGGGGGGCGTTCTGGAGCCAGTAATCAGAAAAGGCTCCCTAAAA GCCTGGAAGTTGGAGCAGGAGCGGctaaaagaggaggagatggccaAGAAATTGAAGAAGGACAATGCTCTGAAAAGCAAGCAGCGAAAGGAAGAGCCCGTGTCGACTGACGACAAGAAGAGTAAACCTTCTAGCCCCCGGAAGAGCGCAGCAGAGAGGGGTGTGAGCTCAGCCAAGAATCCCACAAAGTCCATTACTACCCCAGCACTCCCCGTGAGGGAAAACGACGAACTGCACCAAACAGCCTTCAAT CATTTCACAGGTTACAGAATGGCGGGAAAGTTGATCCATGTGTCGGGTCGTTGCCAGTACCTTTACCCTTCAGATGGAGGACACATCACTGTGGAGAATGTCAGCTATGTGGAAG GTTCCAGCCTAATGAAAGTAGCGGTGAAGAAGGATGGCCATCATTTCTGCACCCACATCAATCAAGTTGTTTCAGAAAATCCTCTTCCTCAGTCCCAAGACAGTAATACCActggaagaaaagaagattTGAAAG TGTCGGAGCCCGTGGAGATAAAAAGAGTAAAGCAGGGCTCCCTCTCTGCAGTGTTGGACAACGGAATCCGCCTCTCATATAGTTTCTATGGTCCCCAAGGAGAATACAGAG TGAGTCCCTCGGAAACCACACAAGGGCCCCTAGTGACCCCCGCCCCTCGTTCCTCTTCTACCCAGCGCTCCAAG TCTGAGGTGAGTGAAGGCCAGCCAGCATCGATATCGAGTCCATTCAACAGTCTCAACATGTCTGTTCCTAATGGGCTGCTGCTGCAATTTCTGCGTGAAGATGCCCAAG ATGAGCAGGCTATGTTGGTGAAACAAGGCTTTCCTCTTCATGGTAGGGGAGGTGTGGGTCAGCCTCAGGACCCTTCCCTCTCCAAAGAACTGTCCCGTGTTATCACGGGCCAGGGAGCTGTGATCCGATATATGAGAGACGGGTCCACAGAG GTTCTGTTTGCAGATGGCTCAGTGAGTTTCAGCCATGATTCTGGTCCGGTGTGGGTTCCCGACTCTGAGGTTGAGGAGGAAAACAGCTCTCAAGAGTCTGAGGACAAAAAGAAAG agCAGAGCTTAGAGAAGCAGCCTGATATTAAGAAAGGGTGTTGGTTAACGACGACTCCATCTGGAGCTCGCATCCACACTGTGGGgaccacacacaaacccataCCCGCCGAGCCTCTTCTGGCCTTCAAGGCGACTGACCCCATCACCCATGAG GTGATGCTGAGCAGGGAGGATCGGATGGTTTCTGTCCAGCACCTGGATGGATCCCAAATTGTAGAACATGCAGATGGAACCAGGATCACAAGTTTCTACCAAGACAGACCACCAAGCACACTGCAACATTTACTGCTTCACACAG GGGAGCAGCCTGAGAGTGTGACCTTCAAATCACCTTCTGAATGCGCATGCGGcagcactgagtgtgtgtgtgtcacctgctgTGTGGACAGCAATACCGACACTGTGCACTCAGAGGATATTTGTGACAGTGCGGTGGAGATAGGCGAGGACAGGAAAGGGGAAGCGTGTGATAACGAGTGTACCGGACATGCTCATCCAGAGGaccgtgtgtgtgagcatgtgtgttgGGAAGGAGAACACGGTGTATTTAAGAGTGGTCAGGAGAGCGTGGTCGCGGAAGAAACCTCGGCTCAGAATGCTAAGAGGGGTGCACGTGCAAGCCGTAAGGGGAGTGTGTCCACCGGGGAGCGGGTGGTGTtggtggagaaggagggctGCCCCACAGTGGTGATGTACCCCAAACAACACGTCGCTCACGTCTTTCTAGCCGACGGAACTGTCGTCACTGGGAACAACCAAGGAGCctatcag GTGCTCCCATCCAGTGTGGGCCTCCTACACATCCAAAGTGATGGCAAGTGTGTGTACTCGTCTGACTCCCTCTTAACCCCAAGTCCAAAGGGTCGCACTCCACCAAACCAACCAGGGAGCTACACCATGAGCCACACAGACGCAGTGGCCTGTGACATTACAGACCCCCACGGGAACCACTTCCAG GTGATGGAAGATGGAGAGTTATCGGTGTTGAACTGCAGCCCCGCTCCGAGCCCACTTACACAGAATgaggaggagccagaggaagaagaCAGAGAAATGGCTGAGATGAATGTAAAACACAGAGAGCATTTTCCCAG GCTGTTTGTGGTGCACGAGGATGGCTCAGGTAGTGAACTACTGAGCTCCCAAGCTGTAGAGGAACTGCTTTACCAGGCATATTCCGACCAGACCATAGCAGTGCTGAAAGAACCACTGCCGGACACACAAG ATGAGTTTGGCATCACCATCTTGAAGCCCAGCCACCGCAGCGTGTGGTCCCAGTGGTTGCTAGGGAAACAGAACCCGGACTTTACCCCGCCCAACCTCCAAAACCGCACCTGGCATGACTTCCCTAGAGTAGAG GAGAAGAGCCCAGGCCGTCCATTTGGTGCTGACATGGGACGAGGTTTGACCCTAATGGACCTGTACAGAGGTTCTGAGGCACAGCGACAACCTCTCCGAGGGTGCCCTGAAGGCCTGGAATTGAGGGAACTGCACCAGCACCGACCATTCACCACCTGGCTCAGGAATACCATTGACACTCGACTGAag GAATACATCGAGAGTCTGATGGTGAGGGAGGAGCTATCAGAGCAGATGGAAGTCAAAGACCCTCGCTCTCAGGAGGAGAGTGGTCAGGCCAGCAATCTGCTGAACTTGGTCctg tcttttgcagaagaagaggatgcAGTTCACATCTTTGACAAGAGGACTCCAG TGGACATAGGCAGTCTGTACAGCCAAGGAGTCAGAGACCCAATGGAGCAGTCCAATGCTTCAGAAGACGCCGCCACATTAGCGAGTGACAG TTTTACTGCTGGAAAGGAGTCAAAATGGAATGAATGGTTTACACAGTACAG GCATGAGATACGTGAAGAACGGGCTTATTGGGAGGCTCTGAGGAAGAAGACTGTTGTTCCTTTTTTCCAGCCAGAAAATATCCAATTATATCAG AATCTGCTACAGCATCAAATGGCCGACATGAGGAGTTCAGACATGGATCTCCCTGCAAAGTCCGGCAGCGCAGAGACTTTCCTGAAAGACGCCTCACCAGAGAAGA CCCCACAGCCCTTAAACCCAACACCCTCTCAATCGGCAAG GGGTTCTGCTCTTTGTAACGCACAAAGAAGTGACAGGATGCTTGAAAAAAGGCAGACAACCCCCCCGCCTCAGACTGCCG GTGGAAGCAGTCTGAGGGGTTCAACTGGGCAATGGAAGTCTGTTCTGGTGGATGTGACTGGAAAGCCCAGGAGGACTAAAGTCAGACTACCTGCCTCTATCCTCGGCTCTAAACCTTGCAGCGTGCCAAATCAACAG TTCCTGGCAGTGGAGGGGCCAGTGAGGAGGAGGTGTCGAACCATTTCCCTGACTGATCCAAGTGTCATGGCGAGGGGATTTCAGCTGCTCCCATCCAGTGTTGACTTTGGCACAGTGCAGGAGGGCACCTCTTCTGCCATTAACGTGGTGATGAAGAACGTGGGTGTGGACACCTGCAG GTTCCATGTGAAACAGCCTCCTGCTGCTACGGGCCTCCGGGTCATCTACACACCTGGGCCT GTGGCTGCAGGATTGCATGTCGAGCTGCAGGTTCAGCTGTTTGCCATGTGCGCAGTCCGAGCAGGAGAAGAGGGGCCGAAGAACAACGTCTCCCAGGACATTGTCATTCGCACAGAGACGGACATCCTCTACCTGCCTGTCACGGCTA CCGTCCTTCCTGAGAGCTTGTACGACATATGGCTTAAGGGCCACATCGgcgcacacaaaaagaaaacctccagGGTTCGTCAACGATCTCCGACCAAGACCGCTGGTACCACAGAACACCTGTCACCCTTCTGA